DNA from Athene noctua chromosome 24, bAthNoc1.hap1.1, whole genome shotgun sequence:
AGCACATTGCTGCTTGCAGTTCTGCTGACTTTTGCCTTTGAGACTTTCCAGAAAGTCTTTTTTAATGTGCAAGGGAACTGTTAACACAACTGGAGTCTGGGGTGTCCTGGATGTCTCAGATTCCTTTCCAAACTGATGCTGTAAATATAGCCATAAAGTGCCCTACATACCTGCATTCCTTGGCTGAGGCAGCCTGCTGAGCTGGGTGAGCTCCATCTGCTGACACTTGAGGGCTGGTGCTGTTTCTCTCTCCCAAGCAGCAGGATGCACAGACCTCTCCCAGCCTGCTTGTTTCTGGCTGCTCTCCCAAGTCTTACCTTTGCTGCAGGAAGGACAGACTAGAGGCTCACAAGCTGGTTATTTCTGGCACTGTGTCctagcagaaaagcagcagagactGCTCGGTCCAAGGCTCTGAGTGCTTTGCCGTGCTCATTCCACACTGGTGAAGGATATCTGGAAAATGTCCTGTTAAACCACAAAAGccactatatttttattttcagctgaacTTTCTCAAGCAATGAACAGTGGTACAGGCTTGTCCAagccttcccctcctctcccaccGAAGAGAGGCCTCCTGCCTAACAACATGTCAGAGGCAGCTCTCCCTTCCAAGCCCCTGAACGACAGGACGGCGACAGCGAACCGCCCCGCACTGCTGCCGACGCACATGGCCTCTGCTTACCCACCGCCCTCACCTTCACCACCGCTGCCCACACACGTCCCCCCCGAGCCTCCGCGCATGCCCTTGCCTGCCTCCACCCCCATCTTGGACCCTCCGCGTTCCCTGGATCTACCCAAAGagactcttcctcctcctcctcctcctcctcctcctcctgaagacttcagggccttggaaGTGTCGAAGAGGGCGGCAGAGCAAGGGTTTGGTGAACCTCACGTGCTGCCTCGCCTACCCCAAATCCCCCTGCACATCCGTATCCAGCAGGCTCTGGCTAGTCCTCTGCCTGTCACCCCGCCTGCCGAGGGCTCGCACAGGGCTCACTCGCTGCTCTTCGAGAACGATGGCTTTGGGGAAGACAGTGGCACCCTGGGCAGGACAAGGTCCCTGCCTGTCACCATTGAGATGCTGAAAGTGTGAGTACCTCCTGGACACGCATGGAGTAAACAGCTAGTAGTGCTGGGGGTCACGCTGGGCACCGACACGTTGGTGTCGTGCTCCCTGCTTCTGCAAGGCTGTGATGATGAGGAGGGGCTGTGAGCAGGGCTGGTTTCTTGGCTGGTTTTTGCAACAGCCTAGAAACCATGTTGCCTGTTGGCTGAATCTGGGTTTCAGCCTCTTAGGGGGCCAGTGCATCTTCCCTGTGAAATTAGCCCTGGTTCTGGGATTTTATTGCTTACAAAGGAAAATGGGTTCCAGACTACAAACACAGGCCGATGCCAGGAATCCAGGCCTGCCTTTAATTGCACTGAGACAAAACAAGGTCCTGGATTTCATCCATTTATGGCCTTCCCTAGCCTTTCATTTTGCAAAGCATAAGTGGGAAAAGGACTGTCTTGTATTATAGTTGAACCTGCAAGTCCCAAAGTAGGAGGTGGGAGGGCTGTTTTGGTTCTGCAAAGAACCTGCCTCTGGCATTTCCTCTGCCAGAGCTCCCTGTGCTTTGGAGAAAGGCGATGGTGAAGGATTGTGGGGCTGCTCTAGCATCTCTGGTTCTTGAGCTACCCACAGACCTGAGGAGGTGGTGGTGATCTCAGGGGTGTTCCCCAGCCCCTGTAGCATGTGTTAAGAGATGTAATAGTGTGCTTCTCGTTAGTCCagacgatgaggaagaggaagatgaccAGGAAGAGGAGCAGAATTTGGGCCCTCGTGTGTATATTGGAGATGTGCCATCTGTCACAGTCATCCCAAAACTGGTACCCCAGGTCCTgccagaggagcaggaaggagaTGAAGGGATGAGCGACTCTGACTCGGAGGGGCCCATCCTGTACAAAGATGATGACGATGAGGAAGAAGATGAAAGCCATAACAGTAAGGCTTTGACATTGcagctggcttttttttcctctgctgaactTGTGCCTGGCTGTATTGAGATCTGGATCAAAGAGCTAGTTCACACAGTGCTTCAAAGCAGCTGGTTCTTGGTTTCATGATGTACCACATGGCCTCTTCCTTGCTTTTTCAAAGGCTCTACAGCCAAACTGGTATGCTCATCCGTTGAGATGCCCCCCCGCCACCTCCAGTTGCAGATGGCTCTTGCAACAGCTTGTGCTGTCCCACCCCTTCAGGTGGGATGGCATTAGGTGAGCGTGTGGACATCGCGCAGGAATGCTGGCAGCTGCTGTAGGGACTAGCTCTGGAGCTGTAGTGAAGAGCTTGGAAAGCAAACCTCAGGGGAGAGCACAACTGCCAGGGGCACGTGGCTGATACCGCTGTGCTCAGGCACTGCAGTCTTCAGTCGCATCCCGTTGCTCTCCTCCCCACAGGCACGCTGGCTAACAAAGTGAAGAGGAAAGACACGCTCGCTATAAAGCTGGGGAACGCGACCGCGCCACAGGAGGAGAAGATTGTCTTTCCTCGGAAGAGCAAGGAGGAGTGGAATGAAATTCGGCATCAGATTGGGACGACGCTGATCAGGTACGAAGAGTGGAGGGGAGGGTGTTAAGTTTGAGCCGTTGGCACAGCGTGTGAGGGGTGGGAGTGGACAAAGCTGCTGCCTTGTCTAAGCAACCTGTGCTGGAATACGATGGGTGGTTGGGCGCTGCTGCTGCCAGGTGAAGTGTTGCTTTTCCTATTTGGTTATAGAAGTTGGAAGTTCCTCCTGGAGTTGAGCAATATCCCCTGACAGGCCCCTGCTTCCAGGGGTTAAATGGGCTGGGAGGAGAAAATCTCAAGGACTACAGAAACATTACTGTTGTAAAATACAGATGGTATTGGATAGATTGGAAAGATGTGGATAGATGCAGGCTGGGTGGTGGATTAAATTGGGCTGTTGACACTCCAGGGTCTGCCATCTCCTTGAGCTCCCTGCAAAGTTCCCTCTGAGCTTTTGAGAGGCTGCTGCACTTTCCGAACCTGGGCTGTAACACTTTCCAAACCTGTGCCTGGGGTGAACAGCTGTTTGAGCGGAGGACAGTGCAAAACAGGGCAGCAGTGATCTCCACTGGTGAATAAGGGGCATCGAGGAGGCTTTCCAGTGCACTGAAAGCAAGCAGTTGTATTCTTCATCCCCTACTGATGAATGACTGGATAAAACATTACACACTTGTCTCACTTTTCTTTAGGCGACTGAGTCAGAGACCGACAGCAGAAGAACTGGAGCAGAGGAACATACTTCAGCGTGAGTAATGCTTCTCTAGTGGTCCTAAGTAATAAGTTTGCCTTGAACATCTTAGTCCAAGTGGACTGAGAATGTGCTTGAAATGTAGTGGTGGAGGACTGTGCTTTGGTAAAGCTGGAGTAAAGCAGTTTTGCTGTCTTTTCCCAGTACTTTTGTCACCATCAGAAACTGGCTCTGGATAAAACCAGACTTTAGCAGCAGTACTAAGCAATATCATATTATAGAAAGGGTACCTGTCCCCTGCCTGACACCTCAGGGAAAAATATGTGAACTGGTTAAGGCTCTGATGTTACACAGCAAGGACAGTTAAAGGTGTTTCTGTTTGGGCTGGACTTTTATTTGTGGTCCAGACATTACAGCATTGTACTGCATGATCCAAAAAACAGCAGTTCATTGCTCAGTCAGTGGTGTTTCTCTTGGCCATACCTTGCTCTgcaaaagttttaaataaacatcTTGAGGAAGGGGAAATGTCAGTTCAGGaagtttccatttaaaatatttatctgtgCTGTTATTCTCTTTAAACTATTAGTACAATAGCTTTGGGGAGAAGCGATCTGCAAAGTGCCCTGGATGTATTTTGACAATATGGCCATTAATCTTTAACAGACACAGGGCTGGAGAGAATGACTCAATCGTGTTGTGTAAAGGCCCATATTGCCACTGTCAGGGGGTGCTTGGCGAGTTAAGGGTATTGAGTCGGACTGTGCTCTCTGCCTGTACCACAATGAGCTTTCAGATATGTAGATAATCTGAGAATAGCTCGATACTCTCCTTTGTTTGAGTCCAGAAAGCACTTTTCAAAGGCTGTGATGcttacaggaattttttttttttctcctggcagCAAAAAATGAAGCTGACCGTCAAGCTGAGAAGCGAGAGATCAAACGCAGGCTCACCAGAAAGGTACTGCTGGCCTCCGTGCTGTGATGGCCATCTGGCAGAGCTGTCGGGGATGGTGGTGGCTATGAGCACATCGTAGATACCTTGCTGTGGGTGAAGTCACGGGGCTATTGTGTAAGTGTCCCCAGTGCCCTCTGACTGCAGCGACTTTGGAACGTGGACTGTCACCAACGGTGAGCCGTTGGCACTGCGGCCCTTTGTCGGGGATAGATCTGAGCTGGCATCAAGCGTAACAAGCTAGATGAGAACTAAATTTGGCACCTGGCACTTGAAAGATTTGCTGGCACTGGCCTGGCTGTTTTAAAAGTCCTTCAGTGGCCACGACTTTCACACCAGGCTCCCCAAAATCCATTTCTAAAGTAACAGCAGTGTGGGAGAAGCTGAGCAGAGCAACAGCTGCTTTTACCTATTACATCCAAGTTACTTGTGGCTGGGAGAAACTTCCCAAGGGCCTGTGGGTATGAAATGTGATTGTTGCCATTGCTGAAGCGGGGAATGGGCTTGCTGGGGTCAGGGGTGTCACACAGGGCTCACCCAGGTGCCTCAGTGTCTGTCTTCTCCTTGGTGGCGTGGCCTTGGTTCTGCCCTAGACCGCCCTTGTGATCCAAAGCATCTGTAAGAGGGTTTGTCTAGTCCCTTGCAGGCTGCGAGCAGGACCTCGTAGTATCTGTGGTTCGGGCCCAGTGAGGGGACTGGGTTTAGTTTTGTTCAGTTCTGAACTGCTTTGTGGACAAGACACAAACTTAAGTTTCTTTGCTCTTGCTGCTGTTCAGCTTAGCCAAAGGCCTAcagtggcagagctgcaggcCAGGAAGATCCTGAGGTTTAACGAATATGTGGAGGTAACAGATGCTCAAGACTATGACCGGCGAGCAGATAAGCCGTGGACAAAGCTAACGCCAGCTGACAAGGTAACAGGGAATGTGCTGtccccaggtgtgggcaggggAGCGAGATCAGGGGGTCCCATGCGAAAGAGCACAAGCGGAGGAGATTTGCTCCGTTCCTTTTGCTTCACCTCTGCATCTTTCCCTCTGCAACCCACCAAGCACCACCAGCGTCCCTTCACCCCTGTGTGCTGTACCCAGCCCTGCTTCTTGCCTGCTCCATGGTGACGTGGCCAAGAGGgcaaatggcatcctggcttgtgtcagcactggcgtggccagcagggacagggaagggatctgagccctgggctcggcactggggaggccgcccctcgatgagtgggttcagttttgggcccctcaccccaaaaaggccattgaatgactcgagcgtgtccagagaagggcaacggagctggggcagggtctggagcacaggtctgctggggagcggctgggggaactgggggggttcagtctggagaagaggaggctgaggggagacctcctggccctctgcaactccctgccaggagggggcagagaggggggatgagtctctggagccaaggccccagcgccaggccctgagggaatggcctcaagctgcccagggcagggtcaggctggctctgaggaaggatttctgtgcagaaggggctgttgggcgttggaatgggctgcccagggcagggggggagtccccaggatccctggaggggttgaagagtcgggctgagccagcgctgagggatctgggggagttgggaacggtcggggTGAGGTTCCTGGTTGGACTGAAGGATctacaagggcttttccaaccaaaatcATTCTGTGACCTGGAGCCCAAGTGGGCACAGTCTGCATGCCAGCGTgggctctgcctctgctttccCAGGAGGGAAGAGGATGAGGCGCAGGGCGTTGGTCAGAGGAGCGCTGTCCTGTGCAGGCTGAGGCAGGCCTCAGCGAGAAGCTGGCAGGAAAGTGCCTGTTCTTGTGGGGACTGCCCAgccctcggggtgggggggggaggagaacGAGGGGCAGATTAAATTCAGCTTAGTGTGAATGGACTGCGAAAGCTGGATGGTTGCTGCTGTCTGAGCTCCTTCCTTTACCAAAGGAGCTGTGGGACTCAGCCCTGCATATCAAAACCTCTCTAAACTCTTCACCACCAAAAGGTGATACAGATCAGACCTGAGCTGATGTTGGAGGTACAGCACCCTCTTGCCATGTCTGAGCTCACTTGAGATGGGAGGGAAATGTATGTATGCCTTAGCAGGAGATAAAGATCTCTCCCTCTTCCTGCAGGCTGCCATCCGGAAGGAGCTGAATGAGTTTAAGAGCTGTGAAATGGAAGTCCATGAGGACAGCAAGCAGTTCACAAGGTGAGCAAGATCATGTCACTCAGTTTCTGTCTTGTTGGGAGAGTTGTGCTGCAGGGAGGGGTA
Protein-coding regions in this window:
- the PHACTR4 gene encoding phosphatase and actin regulator 4 isoform X4, whose amino-acid sequence is MGVDVLESGDTTPPTKRKSKFSSFGKIFKPWKWRKKKSSDKFKETSEVLERKISMRKPREELVKRGVLLEDPEQDGEEPDKLNPPAMKNGHTVPIGGPGVCNLASQEEEAPKSSSLRKPVPAEEPKKRQGSSSSHSGPELEPLQEPYVPRQPLLPPKRPPSTSQEGNEAQAKDPTPASSTAKTAPSTTAPVAAKTVNSTAAPSPAPRTLPPALASANTTAPTSTTSTAPAKQPPVPPPKPINRNSNSVIAELSQAMNSGTGLSKPSPPLPPKRGLLPNNMSEAALPSKPLNDRTATANRPALLPTHMASAYPPPSPSPPLPTHVPPEPPRMPLPASTPILDPPRSLDLPKETLPPPPPPPPPPEDFRALEVSKRAAEQGFGEPHVLPRLPQIPLHIRIQQALASPLPVTPPAEGSHRAHSLLFENDGFGEDSGTLGRTRSLPVTIEMLKVPDDEEEEDDQEEEQNLGPRVYIGDVPSVTVIPKLVPQVLPEEQEGDEGMSDSDSEGPILYKDDDDEEEDESHNSTLANKVKRKDTLAIKLGNATAPQEEKIVFPRKSKEEWNEIRHQIGTTLIRRLSQRPTAEELEQRNILQPKNEADRQAEKREIKRRLTRKLSQRPTVAELQARKILRFNEYVEVTDAQDYDRRADKPWTKLTPADKAAIRKELNEFKSCEMEVHEDSKQFTRYHRP
- the PHACTR4 gene encoding phosphatase and actin regulator 4 isoform X3 produces the protein MGVDVLESGDTTPPTKRKSKFSSFGKIFKPWKWRKKKSSDKFKETSEDGEEPDKLNPPAMKNGHTVPIGGPGVCNLASQEEEAPKSSSLRKPVPAEEPKKRQGSSSSHSGPELEPLQEPYVPRQPLLPPKRPPSTSQEGNEAQAKDPTPASSTAKTAPSTTAPVAAKTVNSTAAPSPAPRTLPPALASANTTAPTSTTSTAPAKQPPVPPPKPINRNSNSVIAELSQAMNSGTGLSKPSPPLPPKRGLLPNNMSEAALPSKPLNDRTATANRPALLPTHMASAYPPPSPSPPLPTHVPPEPPRMPLPASTPILDPPRSLDLPKETLPPPPPPPPPPEDFRALEVSKRAAEQGFGEPHVLPRLPQIPLHIRIQQALASPLPVTPPAEGSHRAHSLLFENDGFGEDSGTLGRTRSLPVTIEMLKVPDDEEEEDDQEEEQNLGPRVYIGDVPSVTVIPKLVPQVLPEEQEGDEGMSDSDSEGPILYKDDDDEEEDESHNSTLANKVKRKDTLAIKLGNATAPQEEKIVFPRKSKEEWNEIRHQIGTTLIRRLSQRPTAEELEQRNILQPKNEADRQAEKREIKRRLTRKLSQRPTVAELQARKILRFNEYVEVTDAQDYDRRADKPWTKLTPADKAAIRKELNEFKSCEMEVHEDSKQFTRYHRP
- the PHACTR4 gene encoding phosphatase and actin regulator 4 isoform X1, with the protein product MGQPHFSRPVNPAAFAEEVDHPPTDAGMGVDVLESGDTTPPTKRKSKFSSFGKIFKPWKWRKKKSSDKFKETSEVLERKISMRKPREELVKRGVLLEDPEQDGEEPDKLNPPAMKNGHTVPIGGPGVCNLASQEEEAPKSSSLRKPVPAEEPKKRQGSSSSHSGPELEPLQEPYVPRQPLLPPKRPPSTSQEGNEAQAKDPTPASSTAKTAPSTTAPVAAKTVNSTAAPSPAPRTLPPALASANTTAPTSTTSTAPAKQPPVPPPKPINRNSNSVIAELSQAMNSGTGLSKPSPPLPPKRGLLPNNMSEAALPSKPLNDRTATANRPALLPTHMASAYPPPSPSPPLPTHVPPEPPRMPLPASTPILDPPRSLDLPKETLPPPPPPPPPPEDFRALEVSKRAAEQGFGEPHVLPRLPQIPLHIRIQQALASPLPVTPPAEGSHRAHSLLFENDGFGEDSGTLGRTRSLPVTIEMLKVPDDEEEEDDQEEEQNLGPRVYIGDVPSVTVIPKLVPQVLPEEQEGDEGMSDSDSEGPILYKDDDDEEEDESHNSTLANKVKRKDTLAIKLGNATAPQEEKIVFPRKSKEEWNEIRHQIGTTLIRRLSQRPTAEELEQRNILQPKNEADRQAEKREIKRRLTRKLSQRPTVAELQARKILRFNEYVEVTDAQDYDRRADKPWTKLTPADKAAIRKELNEFKSCEMEVHEDSKQFTRYHRP
- the PHACTR4 gene encoding phosphatase and actin regulator 4 isoform X2, whose amino-acid sequence is MEENTAEEVDHPPTDAGMGVDVLESGDTTPPTKRKSKFSSFGKIFKPWKWRKKKSSDKFKETSEVLERKISMRKPREELVKRGVLLEDPEQDGEEPDKLNPPAMKNGHTVPIGGPGVCNLASQEEEAPKSSSLRKPVPAEEPKKRQGSSSSHSGPELEPLQEPYVPRQPLLPPKRPPSTSQEGNEAQAKDPTPASSTAKTAPSTTAPVAAKTVNSTAAPSPAPRTLPPALASANTTAPTSTTSTAPAKQPPVPPPKPINRNSNSVIAELSQAMNSGTGLSKPSPPLPPKRGLLPNNMSEAALPSKPLNDRTATANRPALLPTHMASAYPPPSPSPPLPTHVPPEPPRMPLPASTPILDPPRSLDLPKETLPPPPPPPPPPEDFRALEVSKRAAEQGFGEPHVLPRLPQIPLHIRIQQALASPLPVTPPAEGSHRAHSLLFENDGFGEDSGTLGRTRSLPVTIEMLKVPDDEEEEDDQEEEQNLGPRVYIGDVPSVTVIPKLVPQVLPEEQEGDEGMSDSDSEGPILYKDDDDEEEDESHNSTLANKVKRKDTLAIKLGNATAPQEEKIVFPRKSKEEWNEIRHQIGTTLIRRLSQRPTAEELEQRNILQPKNEADRQAEKREIKRRLTRKLSQRPTVAELQARKILRFNEYVEVTDAQDYDRRADKPWTKLTPADKAAIRKELNEFKSCEMEVHEDSKQFTRYHRP
- the PHACTR4 gene encoding phosphatase and actin regulator 4 isoform X5 encodes the protein MKNGHTVPIGGPGVCNLASQEEEAPKSSSLRKPVPAEEPKKRQGSSSSHSGPELEPLQEPYVPRQPLLPPKRPPSTSQEGNEAQAKDPTPASSTAKTAPSTTAPVAAKTVNSTAAPSPAPRTLPPALASANTTAPTSTTSTAPAKQPPVPPPKPINRNSNSVIAELSQAMNSGTGLSKPSPPLPPKRGLLPNNMSEAALPSKPLNDRTATANRPALLPTHMASAYPPPSPSPPLPTHVPPEPPRMPLPASTPILDPPRSLDLPKETLPPPPPPPPPPEDFRALEVSKRAAEQGFGEPHVLPRLPQIPLHIRIQQALASPLPVTPPAEGSHRAHSLLFENDGFGEDSGTLGRTRSLPVTIEMLKVPDDEEEEDDQEEEQNLGPRVYIGDVPSVTVIPKLVPQVLPEEQEGDEGMSDSDSEGPILYKDDDDEEEDESHNSTLANKVKRKDTLAIKLGNATAPQEEKIVFPRKSKEEWNEIRHQIGTTLIRRLSQRPTAEELEQRNILQPKNEADRQAEKREIKRRLTRKLSQRPTVAELQARKILRFNEYVEVTDAQDYDRRADKPWTKLTPADKAAIRKELNEFKSCEMEVHEDSKQFTRYHRP